In Candidatus Dependentiae bacterium, one genomic interval encodes:
- a CDS encoding thioredoxin family protein: protein MKKLIAISMIICSNATFTYQSLITLNASTRGIQNPTTVIDKHAQDKAVIMFCRTGCPFCSYLNPKFRTFAQNNQNKAQFIVVNVGSDNSYKSRYGFSTYPTVIYKQNGKTIKTHGSNNGNMTVKQMEQHLNSFK from the coding sequence ATGAAAAAATTAATAGCGATCAGTATGATCATCTGCTCTAACGCCACGTTCACTTACCAAAGTTTAATAACACTAAATGCATCTACTCGTGGCATCCAAAATCCAACTACTGTAATTGATAAACATGCACAAGATAAAGCGGTCATTATGTTTTGTAGAACAGGGTGTCCATTTTGCTCATATCTAAATCCAAAATTTCGTACTTTTGCACAAAATAACCAAAACAAAGCTCAATTTATTGTCGTAAACGTTGGCAGTGATAACTCGTATAAATCACGTTACGGTTTTTCAACCTATCCAACAGTAATATACAAACAAAATGGTAAAACAATAAAAACACACGGTAGCAACAATGGCAATATGACGGTCAAACAAATGGAACAACATTTGAATTCATTTAAGTAA
- the trxA gene encoding thioredoxin, translated as MKRLLLMSALIISTVNAKVIHFSATRNESALQAFNKQISTGNVVVDFYADWCGPCKSLAPKFVSLSNECSKVTFIKVNVDSYKEISQQFKVRSLPSILFFKDGKRIDTVTGNLPNDIKTKIKKHFG; from the coding sequence ATGAAACGACTATTACTCATGAGTGCATTAATAATTTCTACCGTAAATGCAAAAGTGATTCACTTTTCTGCCACACGAAATGAATCTGCATTACAAGCATTTAATAAACAAATTAGCACAGGCAACGTTGTCGTTGATTTTTATGCCGATTGGTGTGGACCTTGCAAAAGTCTAGCACCAAAGTTTGTTAGCTTATCAAATGAATGCAGCAAGGTAACATTTATCAAAGTTAATGTTGATAGCTATAAAGAAATATCTCAACAATTTAAAGTACGTAGCCTGCCAAGTATCCTGTTTTTTAAAGATGGTAAACGTATCGACACGGTAACCGGCAATTTACCAAATGACATTAAAACAAAAATCAAAAAACATTTTGGATAA